The Arthrobacter sp. OAP107 DNA segment GGTGCTGCTCGTGGGCGACCCGGGACAATTGGATGCCATCGATGCCGGCGGCGTCCTTGGCTGGTTGGACCGCCAAGGCAAGACGGCGCGCCTGAGCACGATCTGGCGGTTCGAGCAGGCCTGGGAGCAAGACGCATCAATGATGCTCCGTTCGGGTGACTTCTCCGCCGTCGCCGAGTACAACTCGCACGGGCGCCTGAACCACGGCACGTACCTGGCCACGGTCGATCAGGCCTATCTCAGCTGGCAGGCGGATACTAAAGCCGGCAAGGCCTCCATCCTCATCGCGGCCGACAATGACACGGTGTCCATGCTCAACCAGCGGGCCCAGGCCGACCGGGTGATCCAGGGTGACGTAGACGCGGAAGACTCGGTCGCGGTCAGCGGCGGATCACGAGCCGGCCGGGGTGATACTGTCATCGCCCGCCGGAATGACCGCGCCGTCGTGGACAGCAGCGGAGACTTCATCCGGAACGGAACCATGCTCGACGTCGTACGTGCGGACAAGCGCGACGGCTCTCTCACCGCCGTTCGCCGGGACACGGGTGCGACACTCTACTTGAACCGCGATTACGTTGGTACCTCAGTCGAGCTGGGATATGCGACAACTGCCCACCGTTCGCAGGGGCTCACCGTGGATACCGGACACACCGTCGTCACGCAGGGGCGTCTCACACGAGAGCTGCTGTATGTGAGCATGACCCGCGGACGCACCGGGAATCACGCCTACGTCAGCGAGACCGACCCCGCGGATGACGAGCCCCTGGATCCGGCTCTGCAGCCGTCCTGGCAACAGATCCTAGGCGAGGTCCTTGCTGCCGAAGGCGCAGAAAGGACGGCGCACGAAGTCCGCGACTCGGAGAAGTTGAAAGCAGATAGCTTAGAGCGCCTAAGTGCAGAGTACGATTACCTCGCACAAATTGCAGCCGCTGAGGACCTGGCGGCACTCCTCGAGCGACACTCCCCCGGGCTAGCGTCACACCTGCAGCGCTCAGCTGCTTGGGGCACAACGGTTACAGCATGGCGTCGCTCCGTTGATGTTAGTCGGCCAAGTGCCGAGCGCGTCGTGACGAGCGCCCTCACCACCACCGACTCCGCCAAAGACGTGGCTGCCGTCATACACGCCAGGTTCCAGGAATTCTTGGCCGGGATGCCGGCCGTTGAAAACGATCCATTGGCACCGGTGAACTCCTCAAGGCGCGAGCTGACTGACTTGCTCCAGCAGGTGCAGGCCCGGATGAGGAGCAGGATGGACGACGTCGTCAGAGAGGCAGTCATGTGCGACACCGAATGGAAGCGGAACCTTCTAGAGCGCATGGGGCCGGACATCGATCACGAGGCCGCACACAACGCGATACGCCAGACAGCGATTTATCGGGACCGCTGGGGCCTTAACGATTCGCCGCTGCCGCTGGGACCCGGACCGGCAAGCTTCGAGTGGGAGCAATCGGAACAATATGCACGCATTGGCCGGATCATCAGTGAAGACTTTAACCCACCAGCCAGACGTGGTGAGGCCCCGGCATGCGCCTATGCACCGGTTAATTTGGAGGACCGCCTTATCAATGTCGGATGGCAACTCTAGACTGGGCGCGAAGGAACCCATGATTGCGAACCCAGTCCTGAAGCCGAAGCTTGCGACACCCGCACTGGTCCTGCCCAGTGTGGCCATACTCGTCGGCCTAGCTTGTCTTGCAGCGGCCGTTGCAGCGAACATGCAACCGTCGTGGGTATTACTGGTGCTGGGAGCTGCGTTCCTTCTCACTGCCACCACTGTGAGTCAAATCTGGTTGACCCGGGTACGCCATCTCCATACTTGGATGGAGAAGGCAAAGGAACAGTGGAAGAACTTTGATGAGGCAAAGCGCATTCACGGCACGACGGCAGAGATCTCCGTTTTAAGCGTTGACGCTCTTGAGCCCACAGGATCGTGGATCACCATCAAGTGGAATCGCTTTGACCACATCCAGGCAGCCTGGCTCGAGGCACTAAGTGAACCCATTTGGCCAGGCTCCGTGCTACTAATATCGCCGGATGCTGCCCAAATCATGCCGGGTGCACCGTGGCCCGCGACGTACTATGTAGTTGCTTCAGATTGTCTTGCATGGGCTCCGGAGGCGGCCAGAGAATCGTTGGCAGATACCCGATATCACGCTTCTGATCGACTCCGGCTTCCCAGGCTCTAAGGCTTCTGATTTCCTGACCGTCTGTAAGCTATCGGCTATCGTAGCCTTCGGGGCCCTTTGGGACATTCCCGATCTATGCGCACCATATCTAAAAAGAAATAGCCCCGTCACGATTGAAGTGACGGGGCTATTTCTTTTTGATCTAAAGAGACAACAGCGCCATTCTAAGCCACGGCATATTCAGAGGCAGCGGCAGCAGACATGATGTCAGATCCAGAACAATGATATGTGCGACCCGGGTTTATCCGCATCATTTCGAACCAATCGCGAACGGTCATTCCACCCACAACGTCAGCGACGTCATGAGAGGCATCGGAGGACGAATCTTCGTGGGTTACATAAACCACATGAACGCGACCGTCGAATGCTGTTGCCAGCACTATTCGAGAGGCTTTGACACGCTCCATCCGGTGAATAGCAATAATGGCAGACTCATCGGAGCCTGTAACGACCATCGGAATTTCCCCGTCCTGGTCAAGAACATTCTGCGCTTCCATATCTCTATGGAATTGGGGGTTCAGCATAAGCATAGAGACACGGCGTGCCGCATCAGCGCGGGATGAATTCATACCTTCCTGCTCCATTCAGTGATCCACTCCTCGTAGCGCGGGTAGATGTTCGCTGTAGCACTTCCGTAGGCTCTCATTACATCATCAGGCGAGTCCAAGGGGTACTTTTCGACGACTTTTGTCTCCGACACTCGGAGGTGGTGCCAGTGGTGGACGTGGTAGTTGGCATGCGACGAGCAGGCCCGTATGACATCGACGTCCTGCTTTCGGACCGATGAGTAGGTCATTAGGCCGATGCTGAAGCCGACCGGTTTATCTGCGCAGAAGGACGTACGAGTAATACCCCGAACGCGGTCTGCGTCATCGACGAACATCTTCACAGCCGGCGGCTTGTAACAGTCAGCGCATTCCTTGACGCCGTCGTCATGGACGCGAAACTGCCCACGCGTCACCTTGTCATGCTTTGCCAAACCAACTTCCCCCGCGATCCCCTGCACCCCAAGTGCAACTGCACAATTACTAAACTCTAGACCAACGCACCAAATCCTTCCCGCATGATATAGAAGGCATCTGAGCACGGCCCCGAAAGCCAGCCTTCTAGAACATGCTTGAAGTCGACGTCCTCTGGGGCCCGCTTATAGGCGGCGGACCGCCTCATGGGTGGGTGAGAGTCCGCAGATCCAAGGTTCCGCTGCCGCGTGGGTGGTGTTAACGCGTGGGTGGTGTTAAAAGGAGAGTCGGAAGGCAGCCAAGCTTGCCTTCCGACTCTTCCCTCCAGTCAGGCCACGAAATATCACGGCCCAATTCAGCGCCTAGAAGCTGATCTGATTCCCCGCCGCTTGGCCTCTGTGCGGCAAGAACACCGGACCCTTCAGTGAGACGTTGTAGGCCGGTACCTCAGGTTCTACCGGGGCCGCCTCGCGTCCGGCCTGAACCTGAGGGGCGGGCGCCGTCACTGCAGCATGCGACGACCGCTGGTACGCCGCGGTGCCGAAACGCAGATCCGGACCGATGGTGTCGGCCACGATACGGCGGGCTTCGCGGCGTTCGCCGTCCTTCTCGTAGGAGCGGAACTCCAGCTCACCTGCCACTGTGACCGGGTCACCCTTCTTCAGCGAGGTCGCAGCGTTCTCCGCCAGCGCCCGGAACGCCGACACATTGTGGAAGACGGGTTCACCGTCCTGCCAGGTGCCGTCCGCGCCCTGGACTCGCTGGTTGACGGCGACGCGCAGCTTGGCGTGAGCCACACCGCTTTCGCCTACGCTCAATTCAGGGTCGGCAACGAGGTTGCCCGCAATATTGATCGGGATCTTGGTACTCATTTCCTTGTCCTTCCACGAGCCGGTGGGACTTTCCCGCCGGACAGATAGATGCCGTCGAACTTAAGGGCCTGCCATCACCGGCCCGTCCGGGGTCGCGGGTCCTCCCAACCCGACGTATGCCGCCGTTGGACTCAACCGAGGATCCGCGTCGATGGCCGTGATCTTCCCGCCGAACCCCGGCGGGTGGGCGATTTCGAGAATTCCTTTGCTGGCGGCAGTGACACGGCCCAGCACCGATTTTGCGATGTCCACGCGTGAAACCGGACGCTTGCCGGCCCCTTCTTGGGACATCACATCCCGTTCCGCATCGAGGACGGCGTCAGCCCAACCGGCCAGATATGTTGCAGATTGGGGGCCGCGGTCGATCCCGTGTGCCTTCAGCACTGTATAGGCCACGGATTCAGCCTCTACCTCAGCCAGCCCGCGGTGGTCGGCGCTGCTGCCGTAGAGTCGCCCCAGCCCGTCATCTGGTCCGTGGAGGAGCACATGTCCGATCTCGTGTGCGAGGACTGCTGTTCGCTCTTCAGGGCTGAGCCAGGCACCAACCTGGACCCGGTGCTCGGCGAAATCCGTAAAGCCACTCGTTAGCCCGTACTGCGCCGCGGTGACATCAACCTTGAAACCGTGGCTGCTCGCCACAGTCTGGAGCGAGCTCCACAGCTCAGCAGCGTCTACCACCGAATCAGCACCGCCGCGTGGCACCAGCAGCGGGTCTCCCTCTGTCTGGGAGACATCGAAGACAGCCTGGCCCCGCCAGCCGGTGATGAGAGTCTTCTTGCCCTGGTCGACGGCGCCCTGGGGCAGCTGCCCGCCCGCAGGGATGCGCTGCAGGGTCCCGTCGGGCAGGGTCACCTGCTGGACTCGGGCGGTGCGAGGCGCGATCACCCAGAGCGCGTGTTCCCCCCTGGACACGGTCCGTCCGTGGCGGGCCCATTCCTTGTACCCGGCGACCAGGGTCGGTTCCTCGGTGCCGCGTTGGGCCATCTGCATCATGAGCAGGGCAACATTGCCGCCCGAGTACCGCCAGAGCGTTGCTGAGGCGTCGAGCAGGACCTGCCAGTGCGAGGGGGACTCCACAGCCTTCTCCAGGATTCTGTGGAGCCCTTCGGTCAAAGTGAAGATGCGCTCTTCCGGCGTCATCCGCGCACCGGATTCGCTGGTGACTGGCTGCACATCTGCCGCCATGTCACTCCATGCGTTATCTGGTTCAGGGGCCATGACAGCCGCCTTCCGTGCTTCTTGGGTTCCGCCGGGGCGATCCGGCGGATATCTATTCATGTCCTCAGTGCCGGCAACGGCCTGACTTTAGAACTCGACCCCGAGCTGATGGGGAGCGGTCTGCCACTCGATGAATTCTGGTGCGTCCGTGGGCAAAGTTCTCGGCGTTGGGTCCTTGTGGGCCTGCAAGCCGACACAGCCAGCTGTCCTTGTATGTGACCGTAGACGTTCGACAGCGTGAGGCAGCCGTTCGTGGAAGGCCAGGGGTCCGAACCCAGAATCGTCGCCGCCGTAAGAGGCCAGTTCCGCCCGTTGTAGTGCGTAGAGCTCGGCAACGATCTCGGAGTGACGCCACCAGCAATCCGGAACCACGGATGTTGTCAGCTGATAGGTGCCCACGAGCCACCGGACCCAGGCCGCCAGAGCAGCCCACGCGTTCGGGGAATGCTCTGCGGTCAGCTCCCGCCAGCGATGCGTTACGCCGGCTGGCCGGCTGGGCGGCCGGAACGCGGAGCGGAAGAGCTCCGCCGTCAGTTCATCGTCTTCCGCTCCGGCTGATGGGATCTCAAAGCGTTCGACGTCGTCACGGCTGGTCATCGCTCACCTCACCTGTTGCTTGTTGTCGCATAACATGGCCGTCCGCCAGGGCCTGTTCGACCTCCCGTTTAGACCGCCCAAGCTCGGCCGCGTCTTTTCGCTTGTGCCATTCGCGCAGGTCGAGGAGGATTGGGCGGCTGCGCCGCCCTAGCATCAGGGCGGTGCCTGCTGGCAGACGCCGGATCTCGTGGAGCGGCAGGACCGGGCTTTCTCGTATTTGTTCGCCGGTCTGACGCCCCTGCGCGGACCAGGACCGAGTGTTGAGCGTGATGCTCCGCTCCCCCAGGAGCCCGGCCAGCGAGCGCAAATCACGTTCGTCGGAGCCGCCGCCGAAAATCACCTTGATGATTGCTGAGTCCCAGATCGTAGCTGCCTCGTCGACGGACCAGCCGGTGCGCGCCTGCGAGAGGGACTGCAGGACAACAAGAGTGGAGATGCCGATACCACCGCCGTCGGAGAGAACAATGGGAAGCCCCGGCCATGGGGCCAGGTTGGCGATCTCGTCCAGGATCAGGGACAAGGGCGGGTCCAACCTGCCGCCTGGAGCAACAAACGCCATCTCACGGGCGGCGTTGTCGATGTCGTCAATCAAAGCCGACAGATAAGGCCC contains these protein-coding regions:
- a CDS encoding single-stranded DNA-binding protein, whose protein sequence is MSTKIPINIAGNLVADPELSVGESGVAHAKLRVAVNQRVQGADGTWQDGEPVFHNVSAFRALAENAATSLKKGDPVTVAGELEFRSYEKDGERREARRIVADTIGPDLRFGTAAYQRSSHAAVTAPAPQVQAGREAAPVEPEVPAYNVSLKGPVFLPHRGQAAGNQISF
- a CDS encoding ArdC-like ssDNA-binding domain-containing protein, with product MAADVQPVTSESGARMTPEERIFTLTEGLHRILEKAVESPSHWQVLLDASATLWRYSGGNVALLMMQMAQRGTEEPTLVAGYKEWARHGRTVSRGEHALWVIAPRTARVQQVTLPDGTLQRIPAGGQLPQGAVDQGKKTLITGWRGQAVFDVSQTEGDPLLVPRGGADSVVDAAELWSSLQTVASSHGFKVDVTAAQYGLTSGFTDFAEHRVQVGAWLSPEERTAVLAHEIGHVLLHGPDDGLGRLYGSSADHRGLAEVEAESVAYTVLKAHGIDRGPQSATYLAGWADAVLDAERDVMSQEGAGKRPVSRVDIAKSVLGRVTAASKGILEIAHPPGFGGKITAIDADPRLSPTAAYVGLGGPATPDGPVMAGP